TCTAAAATTGAATTAATTATTCAATTTTAGATTGAACGCAAAGAATCAATGGCGAAGTCATTGCTCGAACAACTCCCGGACATCGTCACAAAAGGCCGGCAACAAGCCGAAAAAATCCTCGAAAGTCTGGAAAGCCGTCACCGCGTCGGTCTGCAAACCGGGAATGGGTATTGCCAGCCAAGGACAGCGCCGCGACAAACTGGATTGCCACCAACGAACGGCGGGAACGGCTGACTAGCGTGCAGCCCGGCCTATTCGGCGAAGTGCAACCCTCGCTGGAAGACGCCACTCCGTGGACCAACCGCCTGATCTACGGCGACAACCTGCTGGCAATGGCGGCGCTACTGGCCGGCGACGAAAAGACCTCCAGCCTGCGCGACAAGGTCGACCTTATTTTACATCGACCCGCCGTTCGATTCAAGGCCGACTACCGCACCAAAGTCAGCTTGCCCGGCGTTGAACTGGAACAGAAACCCAACGTCATCGAACAGTTTGCCTATTCCGACACCTGGGCCGATGGCACGGCCTCCTATCTGGCGATGATCACCCCCCGGCTGATTCTGATGCGCGAGTTGCTGGCCGATACCGGGTCGATCTACGTGCACCTTGACTGGCATGTCGGGCATTACGTGAAGATCGTTATGGATGAAGTTTTTGGGAAAGAAAACCTTGTGAATGAAATCGCTTGGAAAAGATCACATGCCCACAGTGATAGCGGTCAAGGCGCTACGCACTATGGCCGAGTGACTGAGAGTATTTATTTCTATGGAAAATCTAAGACAAGGGTTTGGCTGCCGCCTTACGAGCCGTATACCGAAGAAATCATCGCTCGCGATTACAAGTATGTTGATGCTGAAAGTGGCGAAAAATACCGCCTTATGCCGGTAGATGGACCCGGAGGGGCTGCCAAAGGAAAAGTCAAGTCCAAAATCTGCTGTAAATACTCTTCGATCCGATGAATGACGAATGGTTTCACACTAGCGAGGAGCAACAACGTTGTTGCCCTCGCTAGCTGCGCGGAAGCCGCCCACTCAAGATTCATCCATGTCCGAGGAGTACTTCCGTTTCCTGCCAAGCCTCGTTCTGTTCGGCCAGCAGGCGCCGATCAGGCGCAAGGCTGACTCGTCGTTGGGGAAGATGCGGATCACGCGCTCCCGCCGGCGAATTTCCTCGTTGAGCCGCTCCTGCATGTTCGTTGTGCGTAGCCGCTTGCGATACTTCTCGGGCAAGACCATTACCGCCATGGCATCCTCGAATCCTGCTTCGAGGCAGGCCACCGCTTTGGGGGCGCTCTTGGCGAAGCGCTCGGTGAATTCCGCCAGGCGGCGCTTGGCCCTCGACCAAATCGGGCGCCTGCAGCACAAGGCTTGACGGCGAAATTGCCACCTCGGCGCGGTGGCGGGTGTTGCATTGGCCCAGAATATTTGCGCATCAGATGCCTGACAGCGTTGCCAGCTGGCCCCCTGAAAGTGCCGCGCTGCCGCTTCACGCAGGCCGCCGTGGTCGTCCGAGATGATGAACTGCGTGCCCTTGAGGCCGCGCCCTCTGAGCCAGCGGAAGGTCTCGTCCCAGGTGGCGAAGCTCTCGGTGTCGCCGATCCGCACGCCCAGAATCTCCCGGAAGCCATCGGCGCGGATGCCTGAGACGGTCAGCACGGCACGCGAAACTACACGATCTTCTTGCCGACTCTTGATGAACGGGGCATCGACCAGCACGAAGGGATACTCGCCGTCCAGCCGCCGTTCGTTGAACGCGCTGACCCGCAGTTCCAGTCCGGCGCACAGTGCGCTCACCATCGATTTGGAGCAGCTGGCGCCGCGCAGCTCTTCGGTCATCGCCTAGACCGTGCGCCTCGAGACACCGTGCACGACCATTTCCATGAGCTCCATAACGAAGGCCTGCTCGCTCCGCTGGTAGCGCTTGAAGATGTCCGTCGAAAAGCTGCCGTCCCGCGTCTGCGGCACCAGCAGCGTCACCGGCCCAACCCGCGTGTAAAGGGTGCGTGGCCGGTAGCCGTTGCGATAGCCGGCCCGTTCGTCCGTGCGCTCGTGCCGCGTCGCCCCCAGCGTTTCCGTCACCTGCGCCTCCAGTACTTGATTGAGCACCGCTTCCACCAGTTTCGCCAGCCCGTCCTGCCCGTTTAAAAGCCCTGGCAGCAAGTCCGTTCCTACGCTAACCTCATACCCAGTCATCGCTTCTCTCCTTCGGTTATCGATCGTCTCGCAACGTCAGTTTACCGAATCGAAGCGGTGGCTACCTGCCACCCGATTTACAGCAGTTTAGGGACTCAATCGCCAGCCCTCGATCGCCTGACGCAAGAGGCGCTCCGCTTCGCTTTTATCCGGCGCATTGAAGATCACCCGAATCCGCTGTGCCACGGGTTTGCGCTGATCGAGACGTGTGACATACGACGGTGCATTCTGTTGCAGGTGGAACTGGCAACGTTGCCAAGGCACGCTGGGCAGGGTCGCGCGGCGTGCCGCATTGAGTCCGGCTGTGCATCGGCGATGATCATCTTGGCGCCCCCCCAGGTCCTCGCCGCACCAGGCTATCCAGGAAAGCCCGCCAATGCACCTCTGCCTCGGACAAGGCAACAGAAACCCCGAGCACCCGGCGATGACCGCTGTGCGTGATGCCCACCGCCACCAGCACGGCACAATCGACTAGTTGGCCACCCTCGCGCACCCGCTCATCCCCCAAGAGGACTTCCTTCGGGGCGTACCGCGCATCGAGAAAGACATAAGGCGTTTCATCGAGCGGTCGCTCACGCCAGACGGCCAAACCCGCATCCAGCTGTTCGGCGGCGCGACTCACCTGCGTCGACGAAATCGACACCGCCGGCCCGAGCAGCGCTTGCAGGACCGTGATCACCTTGCGGGTCGACACACCCTGTACATACATTTCGGCCAAGGCGATATTGAGCGCCTGCTCGGTCCGCGATCCCTTTTCCAGGGCGCTGGGATAGAAGCCACCGCCGCGCACCTGAGGGACGTCAAAGGTCAGTTCGCCGACGCGGGTCATCATCGTTTTGGGCTTGAAGCCGTTGGCGTAATCAGAGCGCTCTACGGTACGTTCATGGGGGTTGGGCATTGAGAAAATGGTTGCGCTCAATCCGGCTGGCCTCGTGGACTAGGATACGCAGGCTTCGCCGGCGCCATCCAGACCGTTGTTTAGCAGCGCCGCAAAGCGGCATCAGAGGGTGATGTTCTACGCGTTGTGCCTGCTGTCGATTCTTTCGTGGGAATGGGTAAGAATGCCCCGAAGAAATCGCCTGCAGGAGGTAGCCTGCATCAATGTTTCGCCGCGCGGCTGTTGCCCGTCCTCCGCGCTTCCGGGCGCTACGCGCCCTCATCGCTCCGGCCAGCACAGCCGCGCAAAGCCAACAGGCAAAGAATTTACAGAACGGATGTTGCACTAACTTGCCCCCCCCAGTAATTGTAGGCTAAGGTGTATTATTAAGTCGTAGTGACACTAGCGTGTGAGCTTTGCGAAAGATTGAAACAAAGAATTGGAGATCTCTCGGCTGGAAATCCCTCGGCTCTGTCGGGTATAGGAGGAGTTTGACAATTCAAGGGGTCAGTCAGGGAAGCGTCAAGCCGTGAATTGGCAAGAAATCACGCTTAGGAGTCGGGGAACTTGCGAAGTACACAGCACTGACAAGCAGTTGGTTGCAGCATAAGCACAAGAGCGCGATTCCGTTTACCCAACATACTCTGGGCAGAAAATATCTCGACGGACGCGTCCTTCAGCTAGCCTTGGGCTGGGTGTTTAGCTGTAAGGTGTTTTCGGAGTGACGGCCAATGGCCTTTCACCCATGATCGAGACACGGACTTTCTGCCACGTCGGCAGGGTGCGGGTCGGGCTAGGTGGACGTGGTCGAGCAGCTCGATCTGTCGGTGCTGGAACGCGCCTACGCCGGCAAGGGCAGCGATGCCTATCATCCGGCAACGCTGCTGGCGTTGTTGATCTACGGTTACGCCACAGCGACCTTCTCCAGCCGCAAGATTGAGCGGGCGACGTATGACTCGCTGGCGTTCCGCTATATCGCCTGCAACCGGCATCCGGATCACGATACGCTGGCCAATTTCAGAAAGCGTTTTGGCAAGGAATTCGAATTGGCCTTTGTCCAGGTGCTGCAGGTCGCGCGGGAGAACCAGATTTCCAAGTTTGGCACGGTCAGTCTGGACGGAACCAAGATCCACGCCAACGCCAGCCGGCACAGTGCGCTCTCCTACGGCCATGCCGAGAAGATTGAGGCGCAACTCAAGGCTGAGGTGCAGGAATTGCTGAAGCTGGCCGAAGCGGCGGATCAGTCGTCGCTGCCGGATGGGGTAAAGCTGCCCGACGAGATCAAACGCCGGGAAGACCGGCTGGCGGCAATTGCCGCAGCGAAAGCCAAGATCGAAGCTCGTGCAGCAGAACGTTTCCTGCGCGAACAGGCCGAATATGAGGCCAAGATGGCGAAACGGGAGGCCAAGGAGAAGGCGACCGGCAAGAAGCCGGGTGGCAAGCCGCCGCAGCCACCCGAGTCTGGTCCCCAAACCGACGACCAGATCAACCTGACCGACGAAGAATCGCGAATCATGCCGGTCGCGGGCGGTGGCTTCGAACAGTGCTTCAACGCCCAGGCGGTTGTCGATACCGAATCGATGCTGATCCTTGCCAGCCACGTGACCCAGGCCACCAATGACAAGGAGCAGGTCAAGCCGATGTTGAAGAAGGTTCAGGCCAATCCGGAAGGACTGAATCAGCCGCAGACCTGGCTCGCCGACACCGGCTATTGCAGCGAGAAGAATGTCGCAGCCTGCGTCGATGCGAAGATCGAGCCGATGATCGCGGTCAAGCGCGACGACCATCATCCGCACTGGCGCGAACGTTTCAGCGAACCCGAAGCACTCGTCGATGGCGCTACGCCGGTTGAAGCGATGAAGCACCGGCTCAAAACGCGCGCCGGTCGTGCCGCTTATGCCCTGCGCAAGCAGACGGTCGAACCAGTCTTCGGCATCATCAAGTCGATCATGGGCTTTCGCCAGTTCCTGCTGCGCGGACTGGCCAATGTCACGAACGAATGGACGCTCGTTTGCCTCGCGTGGAATTTGAAGCGCATGGCCGTATTGCGTCCACAGTGAGGGGAAGCCGTGGGAATCTTGCGTCTTCTTGCAGAAACGACCTCGAAAACGACTTTCAAGGCTGTTTTTTATTTCGCATTGCGAACACTACGCCACCGCCGGTGGCGTAGTCCGACAGCTGCTAGAGGGGCACAACGTATAGCGTGTGCCTACGCGCTGATATGGGGTAGCACGTTAGTCAGTAGGACTAGGGAAGAGCGACAAGCGACTGGATCAATTGAGCAAGTGATGGCGATTTGCCATCTGTAGGTCGCGCAAGAAAGATGTGGTCGTGTTAACGAGTCACTTCAGTGGCTTTGAGCGGCCCGTATCATGACAGCCCCCCGCTCTGCCGGGGGATTGTTACTTGGCAGTAACGGTTCGTAGTGGGTCTTGCTTCAAAGAGCGGTTCGGAGAGAAGTCAATGCCTGAAGCATCACGTAAATTGGCTTTGCTAGCGCGCAGTAGTGAATTTGGGT
This genomic interval from Candidatus Dechloromonas phosphoritropha contains the following:
- a CDS encoding transposase: MTEELRGASCSKSMVSALCAGLELRVSAFNERRLDGEYPFVLVDAPFIKSRQEDRVVSRAVLTVSGIRADGFREILGVRIGDTESFATWDETFRWLRGRGLKGTQFIISDDHGGLREAAARHFQGASWQRCQASDAQIFWANATPATAPRWQFRRQALCCRRPIWSRAKRRLAEFTERFAKSAPKAVACLEAGFEDAMAVMVLPEKYRKRLRTTNMQERLNEEIRRRERVIRIFPNDESALRLIGACWPNRTRLGRKRKYSSDMDES
- a CDS encoding transposase; the protein is MLPGLLNGQDGLAKLVEAVLNQVLEAQVTETLGATRHERTDERAGYRNGYRPRTLYTRVGPVTLLVPQTRDGSFSTDIFKRYQRSEQAFVMELMEMVVHGVSRRTV
- a CDS encoding transposase, producing MDVVEQLDLSVLERAYAGKGSDAYHPATLLALLIYGYATATFSSRKIERATYDSLAFRYIACNRHPDHDTLANFRKRFGKEFELAFVQVLQVARENQISKFGTVSLDGTKIHANASRHSALSYGHAEKIEAQLKAEVQELLKLAEAADQSSLPDGVKLPDEIKRREDRLAAIAAAKAKIEARAAERFLREQAEYEAKMAKREAKEKATGKKPGGKPPQPPESGPQTDDQINLTDEESRIMPVAGGGFEQCFNAQAVVDTESMLILASHVTQATNDKEQVKPMLKKVQANPEGLNQPQTWLADTGYCSEKNVAACVDAKIEPMIAVKRDDHHPHWRERFSEPEALVDGATPVEAMKHRLKTRAGRAAYALRKQTVEPVFGIIKSIMGFRQFLLRGLANVTNEWTLVCLAWNLKRMAVLRPQ